In Micromonospora sp. NBC_01813, the following are encoded in one genomic region:
- the mqnC gene encoding cyclic dehypoxanthinyl futalosine synthase: protein MTTSREIDSILQCGADGGRITAEEALLIYTDAPLHALGEAADAVRRRRYPDNIVTYLIDRNINYTNVCVTACRFCAFYRAPKHAEGWSHPIEEILRRCGEAADLGATQVMLQGGHHPDFGVEYYEQLFGAVKASYPQLVIHSIGPSEILHMAKVSGVSLDEAIGRIKSAGLDSIAGAGAEMLPERPRRAIAPLKESGARWLEVMELAHRHGIESTATMMMGTGETNAERIEHLRMIRDVQDRTGGFRAFIPWTYQPENNHLKGRTQATALEYLRMIAVSRLFFDQVAHLQASWLTTGKDVGQLALHMGVDDLGSIMLEENVISSAGARHRSNLHELIWMIRSAGRIPAQRDTLYRHLAVHHTPADDPTDERVVSHFSSIALPGGGARRELPLVDAS, encoded by the coding sequence GTGACTACCAGCCGGGAGATCGACAGCATCCTGCAGTGTGGCGCCGACGGTGGGCGGATCACCGCCGAGGAGGCGCTGCTGATCTACACCGACGCGCCGTTGCACGCCCTCGGTGAGGCTGCGGACGCGGTGCGGCGGCGACGGTACCCGGACAACATCGTGACGTACCTGATCGACCGTAACATCAATTACACCAATGTCTGCGTCACCGCGTGCCGGTTCTGCGCTTTCTATCGGGCACCGAAGCACGCCGAGGGCTGGTCGCATCCCATCGAGGAGATCCTGCGCCGCTGCGGTGAGGCGGCCGATCTGGGCGCGACCCAGGTCATGCTGCAGGGTGGGCATCACCCTGATTTCGGGGTGGAGTACTACGAGCAACTGTTCGGCGCGGTGAAAGCCAGTTACCCGCAGTTGGTGATCCACTCGATTGGCCCGAGCGAGATACTGCACATGGCCAAGGTATCTGGTGTCTCCCTCGACGAGGCGATTGGCCGGATCAAGTCGGCCGGGTTGGATTCGATCGCCGGTGCCGGTGCCGAGATGCTGCCGGAGCGCCCCCGGCGGGCGATCGCCCCGCTCAAGGAGTCCGGGGCGCGCTGGCTGGAGGTCATGGAGCTGGCGCACCGGCACGGCATCGAGTCGACCGCGACGATGATGATGGGCACCGGCGAGACGAACGCCGAACGCATCGAGCATCTCCGGATGATTCGGGATGTCCAGGACCGGACCGGAGGTTTCCGGGCGTTCATTCCCTGGACCTACCAGCCGGAGAACAACCATCTGAAGGGGCGTACCCAGGCGACGGCCCTGGAGTATCTGCGGATGATCGCGGTCTCCCGGCTCTTCTTCGACCAGGTGGCGCATCTGCAGGCGTCCTGGCTCACGACCGGCAAGGACGTGGGGCAGTTGGCCCTGCACATGGGCGTCGACGACCTCGGGTCGATCATGCTCGAGGAGAACGTCATCTCCTCGGCTGGTGCCCGGCACCGGTCGAACCTGCACGAGCTGATCTGGATGATCCGTTCGGCCGGTCGGATCCCCGCCCAGCGCGACACCCTGTACCGCCACCTCGCCGTACATCACACTCCGGCGGATGATCCGACCGACGAACGGGTGGTCTCGCACTTCTCGTCGATCGCGCTGCCCGGCGGCGGGGCGCGCCGTGAACTGCCATTGGTCGACGCCAGCTGA
- a CDS encoding demethylmenaquinone methyltransferase → MTNTPPPVRASLDKQPAEVAAMFDGVAGRYDLTNTVISFGQDRYWRRATRSALRLRAGDRVLDVGAGTGVSTAELGRDGVWAVGSDISLGMLRAGRRVRPDVALLAGDALALPFPDETFDAVTISFALRNVVDTGGALAELARVTRPGGRLVVCEFSRPTNPAFRTVYLSYLMRSLPTVARAVASNPDAYVYLAESIRQWPDQSALAGRIVANGWHSAQWRNLTGGIVALHRAVRA, encoded by the coding sequence GTGACGAACACTCCGCCTCCGGTGCGAGCGAGCCTGGACAAACAGCCGGCCGAGGTCGCCGCGATGTTCGACGGTGTCGCCGGCCGCTACGACCTGACCAACACGGTCATCTCCTTCGGGCAGGACCGGTACTGGCGTCGGGCGACCCGATCGGCGCTGCGGCTGCGGGCCGGCGACCGGGTGCTCGACGTCGGAGCCGGCACCGGGGTGTCGACGGCCGAGCTGGGCCGCGACGGGGTGTGGGCGGTCGGCTCGGACATCTCCCTCGGCATGCTGCGGGCCGGCCGACGGGTGCGTCCCGACGTTGCGCTGCTCGCCGGTGACGCGTTGGCGCTGCCGTTCCCCGACGAGACCTTCGACGCGGTGACGATCTCGTTCGCGCTGCGCAACGTGGTGGACACCGGCGGGGCACTGGCCGAACTCGCCCGGGTGACCCGGCCCGGTGGTCGGCTGGTCGTCTGTGAGTTCAGCCGGCCGACCAACCCCGCCTTCCGGACGGTCTACCTGTCGTACCTGATGCGGTCGTTGCCGACGGTGGCCCGCGCGGTGGCCAGCAACCCGGACGCCTACGTCTACCTGGCCGAGTCGATCCGGCAGTGGCCGGACCAGTCGGCGTTGGCCGGCCGGATCGTGGCCAACGGCTGGCATTCGGCGCAGTGGCGCAACCTCACCGGCGGCATCGTGGCGCTGCACCGGGCGGTGCGGGCGTAG
- a CDS encoding geranylgeranyl reductase family protein encodes MSDTEADVIVVGAGPGGSATAYHLARHGARVLLLEKTTFPREKVCGDGLTPRAVRQLIKLGVDTSPEAGWLHNRGLRVIGGGLRLELDWPDLASFPNYGLVRTRLDFDDLLANRAVEAGAVLHTNTNVVAPVLDTTGRAVGVSAEVGPDKEPVTFRAPLVIAADGVSGRLPLAMGLAKREDRPLGVAVRRYYRSPVRHQDDYLESWLELRSREGGDKLLPGYGWIFGMGDGRVNVGLGILNSSAAFGKTNYRRMLTDWLGSTPPDWGLADEANADGPILGAALPMGFNRVPHYTRGVMLVGDSGGMVNPFNGEGIAYAMESGELAAEVAVQALARPAGADRERALAQYPAELKIRFGGYYRLGNIFVKMIGNPQIMRIATRHGMPHPTLMRFVLKLLANLTDPRDGDAMDRMINAMTKAAPAV; translated from the coding sequence GTGAGCGACACCGAGGCCGACGTGATCGTCGTCGGCGCCGGCCCAGGAGGCTCCGCGACCGCCTATCACCTCGCCCGGCACGGAGCACGGGTGCTCCTGCTGGAGAAGACCACCTTCCCTCGGGAGAAGGTCTGTGGCGACGGCCTCACGCCCCGCGCGGTGCGGCAGTTGATCAAGCTTGGTGTCGATACCTCCCCCGAGGCCGGCTGGCTGCACAACCGAGGCCTGCGGGTCATCGGCGGCGGCCTGCGGTTGGAGCTCGACTGGCCCGATCTGGCCAGCTTCCCCAACTACGGACTGGTCCGGACCCGGCTCGACTTCGACGACCTGCTGGCCAACAGGGCCGTCGAGGCCGGTGCCGTGCTGCACACCAACACCAACGTGGTGGCACCCGTTCTGGATACGACCGGACGTGCGGTGGGAGTCAGCGCCGAGGTCGGCCCCGACAAGGAGCCGGTCACCTTCCGCGCGCCGCTGGTCATCGCCGCCGACGGGGTCTCCGGGCGGCTCCCACTCGCCATGGGCCTGGCCAAGCGCGAGGACCGGCCGCTCGGCGTGGCGGTCCGCCGCTACTACCGTTCCCCGGTCCGGCACCAGGACGACTACCTGGAGTCCTGGCTGGAGCTGCGCAGCCGGGAAGGTGGCGACAAGCTGCTGCCGGGCTACGGCTGGATCTTCGGCATGGGTGACGGCCGGGTCAACGTCGGGCTCGGCATCCTCAACTCCTCGGCCGCGTTCGGCAAGACCAACTACCGGCGGATGCTCACCGACTGGCTGGGCAGCACCCCGCCGGACTGGGGGCTGGCCGACGAGGCCAACGCCGACGGGCCGATTCTCGGCGCCGCGCTGCCGATGGGTTTCAACCGGGTGCCGCACTACACCCGGGGGGTCATGCTGGTCGGCGACTCCGGCGGCATGGTCAACCCGTTCAACGGCGAAGGCATCGCGTACGCGATGGAGTCCGGCGAGCTGGCCGCTGAGGTGGCGGTCCAGGCGTTGGCCCGACCCGCCGGTGCCGACCGGGAACGTGCGCTCGCGCAGTACCCGGCCGAGTTGAAGATCCGCTTCGGCGGTTACTACCGGCTCGGCAACATCTTCGTGAAGATGATCGGCAACCCCCAGATCATGCGAATCGCCACCAGACACGGCATGCCGCATCCGACACTGATGCGGTTCGTCCTGAAACTGCTGGCGAACCTGACCGATCCGCGCGACGGGGACGCGATGGACCGGATGATCAACGCGATGACCAAGGCGGCTCCCGCCGTGTGA
- a CDS encoding NADH-quinone oxidoreductase subunit A has product MSLSPYIPIVGVFALASAFALFSVAAARLTGPLRYNRAKLEAYECGIEPSPEPVGGGRIPIKFYLTAMMFIIFDIEIIFLIPWAVSLDPLGAFGYVAVSLFIVAVSVAYVYEWRRGGLDWD; this is encoded by the coding sequence ATGTCGCTCTCGCCTTACATACCCATCGTCGGGGTGTTCGCCCTCGCGTCGGCCTTTGCGCTGTTCTCGGTGGCCGCCGCCCGACTGACCGGACCGCTGCGCTACAACCGGGCCAAGCTCGAGGCGTACGAGTGTGGGATCGAGCCGAGCCCGGAGCCGGTCGGTGGCGGTCGAATCCCGATCAAGTTCTACCTGACCGCGATGATGTTCATCATCTTCGACATCGAGATCATCTTCCTGATCCCGTGGGCGGTCTCGCTGGATCCGCTCGGTGCGTTCGGGTACGTCGCGGTCTCGCTGTTCATCGTCGCTGTCTCGGTCGCCTACGTGTACGAGTGGCGCCGCGGCGGGCTCGACTGGGACTGA
- a CDS encoding NuoB/complex I 20 kDa subunit family protein, with the protein MGIEEKLPAGVLLTSVEKLVNWSRRTSVWGATFGLACCAIEMMAAGAPHYDMGRWGMEVFRASPRQADLMIVAGRVSQKMAPVLRQIYDQMAEPRWVLSMGVCASSGGMFNNYAIVQGVDHVVPVDMYLPGCPPRPEMLIDAVLKLREKIGHEPLGPNGRKMLEARRARGDVPVVAPGAMPSSYRSDKARRAEWEQAVRDGREEQLRIENWMKAQNHLRPKEGIK; encoded by the coding sequence ATGGGAATCGAGGAGAAACTCCCCGCCGGCGTACTGCTCACCTCGGTGGAGAAGCTGGTCAACTGGTCGCGACGGACCTCGGTCTGGGGTGCGACCTTCGGGCTGGCCTGCTGCGCGATCGAGATGATGGCCGCCGGGGCCCCGCACTACGACATGGGTCGTTGGGGCATGGAGGTGTTCCGCGCCTCACCGCGTCAGGCCGACCTGATGATCGTCGCCGGCCGGGTCAGCCAGAAGATGGCCCCGGTGCTGCGGCAGATCTACGACCAGATGGCCGAGCCCCGCTGGGTGCTGTCGATGGGTGTCTGCGCCTCCAGCGGAGGCATGTTCAACAACTACGCGATCGTCCAGGGCGTGGACCACGTGGTGCCGGTCGACATGTACCTGCCGGGCTGCCCGCCCCGCCCGGAGATGCTCATCGACGCGGTGCTCAAGCTGCGCGAGAAGATCGGCCACGAGCCGCTCGGCCCGAACGGCCGCAAGATGCTCGAAGCCCGCCGGGCGCGCGGTGACGTTCCGGTGGTCGCCCCCGGCGCGATGCCGTCGTCGTACCGCTCCGACAAGGCCCGTCGGGCCGAGTGGGAGCAGGCGGTCCGGGACGGCCGCGAGGAGCAGTTGCGGATCGAGAACTGGATGAAGGCACAGAACCACCTGCGCCCGAAAGAGGGCATCAAGTGA
- a CDS encoding NADH-quinone oxidoreductase subunit C produces MTGPTNAPSEQPGGGVPVAAPPVGATSGAPAEFPPASGAGRGMFGIQGSGDTSGFGGLVRRRASVAGSERPYGGYFDEVYDALEEAYPAFADAIEKVVVDRGELTLHIKPERIAEVCRVMRDDESLRFELCSSVSGVDYLGADERRLHVVYQLTSMTYRRRVRLEAAVTAEDPHLPSVTAVYPTADWQEREAYDMFGVVFDGHPTLTRILMPDDWEGHPQRKDYPLGGVPVEYKGAEIPPPDKRRSYQ; encoded by the coding sequence GTGACCGGGCCGACGAACGCGCCGAGCGAGCAGCCCGGTGGCGGCGTACCCGTCGCCGCGCCGCCGGTCGGGGCGACCAGCGGCGCACCGGCCGAGTTCCCGCCGGCCAGCGGGGCCGGTCGCGGCATGTTCGGCATCCAGGGCTCCGGCGACACGTCCGGCTTCGGCGGCCTGGTCCGCCGCCGGGCGAGTGTGGCGGGCAGCGAACGGCCGTACGGCGGCTACTTCGACGAGGTCTACGACGCGCTCGAAGAGGCCTACCCCGCCTTCGCCGACGCGATCGAGAAGGTCGTCGTCGACCGGGGCGAGCTGACCCTGCACATCAAGCCGGAGCGGATCGCCGAGGTCTGCCGGGTGATGCGCGACGACGAGTCGCTGCGCTTCGAACTCTGCTCGTCGGTCTCCGGGGTGGACTACCTCGGTGCCGACGAGCGCCGGCTGCACGTCGTCTACCAACTGACCTCGATGACGTACCGCCGTCGGGTCCGGTTGGAGGCGGCGGTCACCGCCGAGGACCCCCACCTGCCGAGCGTCACCGCCGTCTACCCGACCGCCGACTGGCAGGAGCGGGAGGCGTACGACATGTTCGGTGTCGTCTTCGACGGCCACCCGACGCTGACCCGGATCCTGATGCCGGACGACTGGGAGGGCCACCCGCAGCGCAAGGACTACCCGCTGGGTGGCGTCCCGGTGGAGTACAAGGGCGCCGAGATCCCACCGCCGGACAAGCGGAGGAGCTACCAATGA
- a CDS encoding NADH-quinone oxidoreductase subunit D produces the protein MTAGYATERETDEGKVFTVTGGDWDTVVGGTDPLTDERIIVNMGPQHPSTHGVLRLVLELEGETVREARTVVGYLHTGIEKNLEYRNWVQGTTFVTRMDYLAPIFNETAYSLAVEKLLGITDDITDRANTIRVLMMELNRISSHLIWLGTTGLELGAISIMLYCFREREYILEIFEMITGLRMNMAYVRPGGVAQDVPDEAIVKIREFLKMMPKRLKEYEDLLSGQPIWLERTQNVAVLDVTGCLALGITGPVLRSAGLAWDMRKTMPYCGYENYEFDVPTTPSADVWGRYLVRMAEMRESLKLVEQALDRLQPGPIMVADKKIAWPAQLAIGVDGMGNSLEHVAKIMGQSMESLIHHFKLVTEGFRVPPGQVYIGIESPRGELGVHAVSDGGTRPYRVHYREPSFINLQAIPAMAEGGLLADVIAGGASLDPVMGGCDR, from the coding sequence ATGACCGCCGGATACGCAACCGAACGCGAGACCGACGAGGGCAAGGTCTTCACCGTCACCGGTGGTGACTGGGACACCGTGGTCGGCGGCACCGACCCGCTCACCGACGAGCGGATCATCGTCAACATGGGTCCGCAGCACCCGTCCACCCACGGGGTGCTGCGGCTGGTCCTGGAGTTGGAGGGCGAGACGGTCCGGGAAGCCCGGACGGTCGTCGGCTACCTGCACACCGGGATCGAGAAGAACCTCGAGTACCGCAACTGGGTGCAGGGCACCACCTTCGTCACCCGGATGGACTACCTCGCGCCGATCTTCAACGAGACGGCGTACAGCCTGGCGGTGGAGAAGCTCCTCGGGATCACCGACGACATCACCGATCGGGCGAACACCATCCGGGTGCTGATGATGGAGCTCAACCGGATCTCCTCGCACCTGATCTGGCTGGGCACCACCGGCCTGGAGCTCGGCGCGATCTCGATCATGCTGTACTGCTTCCGGGAGCGCGAGTACATCCTGGAGATCTTCGAGATGATCACCGGGCTGCGGATGAACATGGCGTACGTGCGCCCCGGCGGCGTCGCCCAGGACGTGCCGGACGAGGCGATCGTCAAGATCCGCGAGTTCCTCAAGATGATGCCCAAGCGCCTCAAGGAGTACGAGGACCTGCTCTCCGGCCAGCCGATCTGGCTGGAGCGGACGCAGAACGTCGCGGTCCTCGACGTCACCGGCTGCCTCGCGCTGGGCATCACCGGTCCGGTGCTGCGCTCCGCCGGACTCGCCTGGGACATGCGCAAGACCATGCCCTACTGCGGCTACGAGAACTACGAGTTCGACGTGCCGACCACGCCGAGCGCCGACGTCTGGGGCCGCTACCTGGTCCGGATGGCCGAGATGCGCGAGTCGCTCAAGCTCGTCGAGCAGGCGCTGGACCGGCTCCAGCCCGGGCCGATCATGGTGGCCGACAAGAAGATCGCCTGGCCGGCGCAGCTGGCCATCGGGGTCGACGGCATGGGTAACTCGCTGGAGCACGTCGCCAAGATCATGGGTCAGTCGATGGAGTCGCTGATCCACCACTTCAAACTGGTGACCGAGGGCTTCCGGGTGCCACCGGGCCAGGTCTACATCGGTATCGAGAGCCCCCGGGGCGAGTTGGGTGTGCACGCCGTCTCCGACGGCGGCACCCGGCCCTACCGGGTGCACTACCGCGAACCGAGCTTCATCAACCTCCAGGCGATCCCGGCGATGGCCGAAGGCGGCCTGCTCGCCGACGTGATCGCCGGAGGCGCCTCGTTGGACCCGGTGATGGGTGGGTGTGACCGCTGA
- the nuoE gene encoding NADH-quinone oxidoreductase subunit NuoE, translating to MMGFSQETHDRAREIIARYPADRARSALLPLLHLVQSEDGYVSPAGVEFCAEQLGINKAQVSAVATFYTMYKRRPSGDWLVSVCTNTMCDVLGGQRVYDALSEHLGVGHEETTADGTITLEHAECLAACDYGPVMTVNYDFFDKVDPDIALGVVAELRAGGRPAPTRGARLCTLKEMSLQLAGFSDTREGAVGDGPAGDATLRGLRLAQQHGVSVAGFDPNTPITGDAPAPASSRPAPAATGSTAPDVKAPQAKSPEIRAAETRAPDAKTPAPDAPGTTVPTDRAEPDSDAEAAESAGAAANPPASDAKPAGDSPQPQREALRDARSEEGTQ from the coding sequence CTGATGGGATTCAGTCAGGAAACGCACGACCGGGCGCGGGAGATCATCGCCCGCTACCCGGCGGACCGGGCCCGCTCGGCGCTGCTGCCGCTTCTGCACCTGGTGCAGTCCGAGGACGGCTACGTCTCGCCGGCCGGGGTCGAGTTCTGCGCCGAACAGCTGGGCATCAACAAGGCCCAGGTCAGCGCGGTCGCCACCTTCTACACCATGTACAAGCGCCGGCCCAGCGGTGACTGGCTGGTCAGCGTCTGCACCAACACCATGTGCGACGTGCTCGGCGGGCAGCGGGTCTACGACGCGCTGAGCGAACACCTCGGCGTCGGCCACGAGGAGACCACCGCCGACGGCACGATCACCCTGGAACACGCCGAGTGCCTGGCCGCCTGCGACTACGGCCCGGTGATGACGGTCAACTACGACTTCTTCGACAAGGTCGACCCGGACATCGCGCTCGGCGTCGTCGCCGAGTTGCGGGCCGGCGGCCGGCCGGCACCCACCCGGGGTGCCCGGCTGTGCACCTTGAAGGAGATGTCGCTGCAGCTGGCCGGCTTCTCCGACACCCGCGAGGGCGCGGTCGGCGACGGACCGGCCGGCGACGCTACCCTGCGCGGGCTGCGGCTCGCCCAGCAGCACGGCGTCTCGGTCGCCGGATTCGACCCGAACACCCCGATCACCGGCGACGCGCCGGCACCCGCGTCCAGCCGCCCGGCCCCGGCCGCGACCGGCAGCACCGCCCCGGACGTCAAGGCACCGCAGGCCAAGTCGCCCGAGATCCGGGCGGCGGAAACCCGCGCGCCGGACGCGAAGACCCCGGCCCCCGACGCGCCCGGCACCACGGTGCCGACCGACCGGGCCGAGCCGGACAGCGACGCCGAAGCCGCCGAATCGGCCGGTGCCGCCGCCAACCCGCCAGCCAGCGACGCCAAGCCGGCCGGCGACAGCCCGCAGCCACAGCGTGAGGCGCTGCGGGACGCGCGCAGCGAGGAGGGCACGCAATGA